A part of Bacillus thuringiensis genomic DNA contains:
- a CDS encoding MarR family winged helix-turn-helix transcriptional regulator: MTSNNEREDISQSLKVFIALSRVHRSVMDTTNKSIQSNGLNPTEFAVLELLYHKGGQPLQQIGERILIASGSITYVVDKLEKKGLVKRIPCPNDRRVIYAQLTESGENFIASIFPGHEQVIHQSFEMLTKEEKDELLDLLKKIGKYEK, encoded by the coding sequence ATGACATCAAATAATGAACGAGAAGATATTTCTCAATCTTTAAAAGTATTTATTGCATTATCTCGTGTACATCGTTCTGTTATGGATACTACAAATAAATCTATACAAAGTAACGGGTTAAATCCAACTGAATTTGCTGTATTAGAACTGCTATATCATAAAGGCGGTCAACCACTTCAGCAAATTGGTGAGCGTATTTTAATAGCTAGTGGCAGCATTACATATGTTGTAGATAAGCTAGAGAAAAAGGGACTAGTAAAGAGAATTCCATGCCCAAATGACAGACGTGTTATTTATGCACAATTAACTGAGTCTGGAGAGAACTTTATTGCTTCTATTTTTCCAGGGCATGAGCAAGTTATACATCAGTCTTTTGAAATGTTAACGAAAGAGGAAAAGGATGAATTACTTGATCTATTAAAAAAGATTGGAAAGTATGAAAAATAA
- a CDS encoding DUF3149 domain-containing protein — protein MKVKFHSIVLYILLVILPTIGIGAAFYSYHSYKMKQQNKLSAHTVLFLYRDYLDHHLGEAISALEMLSKVVGTETGNINGVKQIVHDTDGNDARFSGLYYTTPEGIITIASEGDRPPVDVSDRKYIQDVLQTKKTTVSSVITDRVLGHQAIMIASPIFNKQKEISGLLLASLRFDYISSSLNAIKPQYHFEVTDKHDVVFLTDDNNETSDAHTNMLTTPLQRLNWKVSVSPLPIHQKTLYQWVSIECIATLFLMSILFLLAQYMLLKRQTKLERQQNELQKIELVGTFAASTAHEIRNPLTGIKGLVALLKEKYKDEQDQFYFSVIEQEIERINEIVSEFLILGKPTAIIEQTYDVRNILNEVALIIQSEANLHNIVFHLHLPDHPVHIRCSKDHMKQVVLNITKNAIEAMTSGGTLTISVTNNETHAQLQIIDTGKGIPKHIQKHLFHPFFTNKDTGTGLGLVICKRIVEMYNGHIFIDSIENEGTTVHIEIPLHLV, from the coding sequence TTGAAAGTCAAATTCCACAGCATAGTTTTATATATATTGCTTGTTATCCTACCAACGATAGGGATTGGTGCTGCATTTTATTCATACCATTCGTATAAAATGAAACAGCAAAACAAACTATCTGCTCACACGGTTCTCTTTTTATATAGAGACTATTTAGATCATCACCTTGGTGAAGCAATTTCCGCATTAGAAATGCTCTCAAAGGTCGTAGGAACCGAAACTGGAAATATAAATGGCGTGAAACAAATTGTACATGATACAGATGGAAACGATGCACGTTTTTCTGGTTTATATTACACTACACCAGAAGGCATCATTACAATCGCATCCGAAGGCGACCGACCACCTGTTGATGTCTCAGATCGCAAATATATTCAAGACGTATTACAGACGAAGAAAACAACTGTATCATCAGTCATTACAGATCGTGTTCTTGGACATCAAGCTATTATGATTGCTTCTCCCATTTTCAATAAACAGAAGGAAATCTCAGGCTTATTGTTAGCAAGTTTACGCTTTGACTACATTTCATCATCTTTAAATGCCATTAAACCACAATACCATTTTGAAGTAACTGATAAACATGATGTAGTTTTTCTCACCGATGATAATAACGAAACAAGTGATGCTCATACTAATATGCTTACTACCCCACTCCAAAGATTAAATTGGAAGGTCTCTGTTTCTCCATTGCCTATCCATCAAAAAACTTTATATCAGTGGGTTTCAATAGAGTGTATAGCCACTTTATTTTTAATGTCTATTTTATTTTTACTCGCTCAATATATGTTGTTAAAACGCCAAACAAAACTGGAAAGACAACAAAATGAACTACAAAAAATTGAATTGGTTGGCACTTTTGCAGCTAGTACAGCCCACGAAATCCGTAATCCTCTTACCGGAATTAAAGGGCTCGTCGCTCTATTAAAAGAGAAATATAAAGATGAACAAGATCAGTTCTATTTTTCCGTCATCGAACAAGAAATAGAAAGGATTAATGAAATTGTAAGCGAATTTCTTATTCTTGGAAAGCCAACTGCAATCATTGAACAAACATATGATGTGAGAAATATTCTAAATGAGGTAGCATTAATTATTCAATCTGAGGCGAATCTACATAACATTGTATTCCATTTACATTTGCCAGACCATCCTGTTCATATCCGTTGCTCAAAAGACCATATGAAACAAGTGGTTTTAAACATTACAAAAAATGCAATTGAAGCCATGACTTCTGGTGGCACACTAACTATTTCCGTAACAAACAATGAAACACACGCACAATTGCAAATTATAGATACTGGAAAAGGAATTCCAAAACATATTCAAAAACACCTCTTTCATCCGTTCTTTACTAATAAAGATACTGGAACAGGTCTTGGACTTGTCATATGTAAACGAATTGTAGAGATGTACAATGGGCATATTTTTATTG